A window of Malania oleifera isolate guangnan ecotype guangnan chromosome 5, ASM2987363v1, whole genome shotgun sequence contains these coding sequences:
- the LOC131155516 gene encoding U-box domain-containing protein 26-like yields the protein MPGSLEPLDVGVQIPYHFRCPISLELMRDPVTVSTGQTYDRSSIESWVATGNTTCPVTRSPLSDFTVIPNHTLRRLIQDWCVAHRSFGVERIPTPKQPADPSLVRSLLAQSASASAAPHARLSAVTRLASLARDSDKNRSVIVSSHNARHILLSLVFSDSNSDSELSRESLALLAMFPLTESECASVASDPRRVAYLVSLLFHSSIEVRVNSAALIELVAAGIRSPELRAKISNSEGIFEGIVEILRCPLAFPRALKVGIKALFALCLVKQSRPAAVAAGAADALVDKLADFEKCDAERGLATVELLCRVPEGCAAFAAHALTVPLLVKTILKVSERATEYAAGALLSLCTASEQSQREAVAAGVVTQLLLLVQSDCTERAKRKAQMLLKLLRDSWPEDSIANSDDFACSEVFPF from the coding sequence ATGCCGGGCAGCTTAGAGCCGTTGGATGTTGGGGTCCAGATCCCCTACCACTTCCGGTGCCCCATCTCCCTCGAGCTGATGCGCGACCCCGTGACTGTCTCCACCGGCCAGACCTACGACCGCTCCAGCATCGAGTCCTGGGTCGCCACCGGCAACACCACCTGCCCCGTCACCCGCTCCCCTCTCTCCGATTTCACCGTCATCCCCAACCACACCCTTCGCCGCCTCATCCAGGACTGGTGCGTCGCCCACCGCTCCTTCGGCGTCGAGCGCATCCCCACTCCCAAGCAGCCCGCCGATCCCTCCCTTGTCCGCTCGCTTCTCGCTCAGTCTGCCTCAGCCTCCGCCGCCCCCCACGCCCGCCTCTCCGCCGTCACTCGCCTCGCCTCGCTCGCCCGGGACTCCGATAAGAACCGCTCCGTCATCGTCTCCTCCCACAACGCCCGCCACATCCTCCTCTCCCTCGTCTTCTCCGATTCCAATTCGGATTCCGAGTTGAGCCGCGAGTCGCTCGCGCTTCTGGCAATGTTCCCGCTCACCGAGTCGGAGTGCGCCTCCGTGGCTTCCGATCCGCGCCGGGTGGCCTATCTTGTGTCGCTCCTATTCCACTCCTCAATCGAGGTCCGGGTCAACTCCGCCGCGCTCATCGAGCTCGTCGCTGCGGGGATCAGGTCGCCGGAGCTCCGGGCGAAGATCAGCAACTCCGAGGGGATCTTCGAGGGAATCGTCGAAATCCTGCGGTGCCCGCTGGCCTTCCCGCGCGCTCTCAAAGTGGGCATCAAAGCCCTGTTCGCCTTGTGCCTGGTGAAGCAGTCCCGGCCCGCGGCGGTGGCCGCCGGTGCCGCGGACGCGCTCGTGGACAAACTGGCGGACTTCGAGAAGTGCGACGCGGAGCGCGGGCTGGCCACGGTGGAGCTGCTCTGCCGGGTGCCGGAGGGGTGCGCGGCGTTCGCGGCGCACGCGCTGACGGTGCCGCTGCTGGTGAAGACCATTCTGAAGGTGTCGGAGCGGGCGACAGAATACGCGGCGGGGGCGCTGCTGTCGCTGTGCACGGCATCGGAGCAGTCGCAGAGGGAGGCGGTGGCGGCGGGAGTGGTGACCCAGCTGCTGCTTCTGGTGCAGAGCGATTGTACTGAGAGAGCGAAGCGAAAGGCACAGATGCTGCTGAAGCTGCTTCGAGATTCGTGGCCAGAAGATTCTATTGCCAATTCGGATGACTTTGCCTGCAGCGAAGTTTTCCCATTCTGA